A DNA window from bacterium contains the following coding sequences:
- a CDS encoding rod shape-determining protein: protein MFLDPILGLFSNDLAIDLGTANTLVYVKGKGIVSSEPSVVAVRRDARGNKKVLAVGKEAKEMLGRTPGNIEAIRPMKDGVIADFEVTEAMLRYFIRKAHNRKTLVRPRIMICVPFGITEVEKRAVKESAESAGAREVYLIEEPMAAAIGAGLPITEPSGNMIVDIGGGTTEVAVISLAGIVFSKSARVAGDKMDEAIVQHIKRNYNLLVGERTAEWIKMTIGNAFPDSDTKTLEVKGRDLVTGIPRILQITSDEIREAITEPVHAIIEAIKITLERTPPELAGDIVDKGITLAGGGALLKGLDKLVREETGLPVTIAEDPLSCVVLGSGKALEELDILREVTLN from the coding sequence ATGTTTCTCGATCCTATTCTTGGTCTTTTTTCAAACGATTTAGCAATCGATTTAGGTACAGCCAATACCCTGGTGTATGTGAAAGGGAAGGGTATTGTTTCGTCCGAACCTTCGGTTGTAGCCGTGAGGCGTGATGCGCGCGGTAATAAAAAAGTATTAGCGGTGGGTAAGGAGGCCAAAGAAATGCTGGGCAGAACGCCCGGTAATATCGAAGCCATCCGCCCCATGAAAGACGGCGTGATTGCCGATTTTGAAGTAACCGAGGCTATGTTACGTTATTTTATCCGTAAAGCCCACAACCGGAAAACTTTAGTGCGTCCCCGTATTATGATTTGCGTGCCTTTTGGTATTACCGAAGTAGAAAAGCGCGCCGTAAAAGAATCGGCCGAATCGGCTGGTGCCCGTGAAGTTTATCTTATTGAAGAACCCATGGCTGCGGCCATTGGTGCAGGGCTGCCTATTACTGAACCATCCGGTAACATGATTGTAGATATTGGTGGTGGTACTACCGAGGTGGCCGTTATTTCGCTGGCCGGGATTGTATTTAGTAAATCGGCTCGTGTAGCCGGCGATAAAATGGACGAAGCTATCGTTCAACACATTAAACGCAATTATAATTTGCTTGTTGGTGAAAGAACCGCCGAATGGATTAAAATGACAATTGGCAATGCTTTCCCCGATTCCGATACAAAAACGCTAGAAGTAAAAGGCCGCGATTTAGTAACTGGTATTCCCCGTATTTTACAAATTACCTCCGATGAAATTCGTGAAGCTATTACCGAACCCGTTCATGCCATTATTGAAGCTATTAAAATTACTCTTGAACGTACACCGCCAGAACTAGCTGGTGATATTGTAGACAAGGGTATTACTCTTGCTGGTGGCGGCGCTCTTTTAAAGGGGCTTGATAAACTGGTGCGTGAAGAAACAGGTTTGCCTGTTACAATCGCCGAAGATCCACTCTCGTGTGTGGTTCTAGGATCGGGTAAAGCTTTAGAAGAACTTGATATTTTACGTGAAGTTACTTTAAATTGA
- a CDS encoding SurA N-terminal domain-containing protein, translating into MLDILRKKSSSIVVKTILGLIVVVFVFYFGTSTLRRTAGHPANILARVNGYEITEGDLQSFIRLKKENDPMFANINDEFLQMIRGSLIEGLIQERIMLQGAQKAGIVVSDPELIDSIRKYPAFQKDGQFNAEGYNNFKPIFNQRYGMDFEPWMRNNLVRDKLLKSFENTVIVTENEAKKAYEAQNTTIKLKDVLVALKDIPNFAPDDKKLNELIATKKTDMADLNAPVDDAKIKEEALGELKNQAIAAENKKLSEELWPLFTKGNNLDAEIKKYGLTQKETEPVSIANAGEVFSNVNDITILAQIFTLSKDKPYPPSPVEGEDGYHFYKFISRTSPEWDKFKAEETIAEVKKQMAMDSFSAWLKDAEDSASIKRYF; encoded by the coding sequence ATGCTCGACATTTTAAGAAAAAAATCATCTTCCATTGTTGTTAAAACCATTTTGGGCCTCATTGTAGTGGTCTTTGTGTTCTATTTTGGAACATCTACCCTGCGCCGTACGGCTGGCCACCCTGCCAATATATTGGCTAGAGTGAACGGGTACGAAATTACCGAAGGCGATCTGCAAAGCTTTATCCGGCTTAAAAAGGAAAACGACCCCATGTTTGCCAATATAAACGATGAATTCCTCCAAATGATCCGTGGGTCACTTATTGAAGGCCTTATTCAGGAACGCATCATGCTGCAAGGCGCTCAAAAAGCAGGTATTGTTGTATCCGATCCAGAACTGATTGATTCTATCCGTAAATACCCCGCTTTCCAAAAAGACGGCCAGTTTAATGCCGAGGGTTATAATAACTTTAAACCTATCTTTAATCAGCGCTACGGTATGGATTTTGAGCCCTGGATGCGTAATAACCTGGTACGTGACAAATTGCTTAAAAGCTTTGAAAACACGGTTATAGTAACAGAAAACGAAGCTAAAAAAGCTTATGAGGCGCAAAATACAACCATCAAGCTAAAAGACGTGCTTGTTGCGCTTAAAGATATCCCCAACTTTGCACCCGACGACAAAAAGCTTAATGAATTGATTGCAACCAAAAAAACAGACATGGCCGATTTGAACGCCCCTGTTGATGATGCCAAAATAAAAGAGGAAGCGCTTGGAGAATTAAAAAACCAGGCCATTGCCGCCGAAAATAAAAAGCTATCGGAAGAATTATGGCCGCTTTTTACTAAAGGCAATAATTTGGATGCCGAAATCAAAAAGTATGGATTGACTCAAAAAGAAACTGAACCCGTTTCTATTGCCAATGCCGGCGAAGTTTTTTCAAACGTGAACGACATCACTATTTTGGCGCAAATTTTTACTCTGTCTAAAGATAAACCCTATCCTCCTTCTCCTGTAGAAGGAGAAGATGGCTATCATTTTTACAAATTCATTTCACGCACATCACCTGAGTGGGATAAATTTAAAGCCGAAGAAACAATAGCCGAAGTTAAAAAACAAATGGCTATGGACAGTTTTTCGGCCTGGCTTAAAGATGCCGAAGACAGTGCCAGTATTAAAAGGTACTTCTAG
- a CDS encoding CCA tRNA nucleotidyltransferase yields MTFTPSQFPFLNDVTSAGGKIYPVGGSVRDSLLGKTVKDYDILVEKIPLETLITLLKKTGHVNVVGKSFGVIKYKNKKDDTHEYDLSLPRKEISTGSGHKDFAVEFDHNLSVTDDLGRRDFTINAIAFDVSNNTYIDPFGGIKDLNNKILRQVFENTFVEDPLRLMRAVQFSARLNMALDPKTKEGMIKNAKLINTVSKERIILEIGKLFTADKPSLGFDIMRETGILPLIFPFVHDMIGVLQPMKKNEDVYQHTMKVLDASRHATEMEKPGDLDIMFAALLHDTGKPATKGFSEEKQKTTFYNHHNVSRRIAKNWLNTYKATTIGVDIGKVLNLVGNHMFEAKSFYSDKAIRRFVSKVGIGHIYDLIDLRIADKKGGKFPNSMKGIMNLRVRIREELAKLPPFTAKDLAVNGHDLMAMGYEAGPLLGIIQKLLVEKVIDDPSLNTKENLDTLIKENFPKDKV; encoded by the coding sequence ATGACTTTTACTCCCTCTCAATTTCCTTTCTTAAACGACGTCACAAGCGCCGGCGGGAAAATTTATCCGGTGGGTGGCTCGGTGCGCGATAGTCTACTGGGTAAAACTGTTAAAGATTACGATATACTTGTTGAAAAAATACCTCTTGAAACTCTCATTACTCTTCTTAAAAAAACAGGCCATGTGAACGTGGTAGGGAAATCGTTTGGTGTCATTAAATATAAAAACAAAAAAGACGATACGCACGAATACGATTTAAGCCTGCCTCGCAAGGAAATATCAACCGGCAGTGGTCATAAAGATTTTGCAGTAGAGTTTGATCACAATTTAAGTGTAACCGACGACTTAGGTCGTCGTGATTTTACAATTAATGCCATTGCCTTTGATGTATCTAACAACACCTACATTGATCCTTTTGGGGGCATTAAAGATTTAAACAATAAAATACTGCGTCAGGTTTTTGAAAATACTTTTGTGGAAGATCCTTTGCGTTTAATGCGTGCCGTCCAATTTTCAGCCAGGTTAAACATGGCTCTTGATCCTAAAACTAAAGAAGGCATGATTAAAAATGCCAAGCTCATTAATACAGTAAGTAAAGAGCGTATTATTTTAGAAATAGGCAAACTCTTTACAGCCGATAAGCCTTCACTCGGTTTTGACATCATGCGCGAGACGGGAATTTTACCGCTTATCTTTCCCTTTGTGCACGACATGATTGGTGTATTACAACCCATGAAAAAAAATGAGGATGTTTACCAACACACCATGAAAGTGCTGGATGCCTCACGCCATGCTACCGAAATGGAAAAACCGGGCGATTTGGATATTATGTTTGCAGCCCTACTCCACGATACCGGTAAACCCGCCACCAAAGGTTTTAGCGAAGAAAAACAAAAAACTACATTTTACAATCATCACAATGTATCGCGCCGCATTGCTAAAAACTGGCTTAATACATACAAGGCCACCACTATTGGAGTTGATATTGGCAAAGTGCTTAATTTGGTAGGAAACCATATGTTTGAGGCTAAATCGTTTTATTCCGATAAAGCCATCCGCCGTTTTGTAAGCAAAGTGGGCATAGGACATATTTACGACTTAATAGATCTTAGAATTGCCGATAAAAAAGGCGGCAAATTTCCCAACAGTATGAAGGGCATTATGAACTTGCGCGTGCGTATCCGGGAGGAACTGGCCAAGCTACCTCCTTTTACAGCCAAAGATTTAGCTGTAAACGGCCACGATTTAATGGCCATGGGATATGAAGCCGGACCTCTGTTGGGAATTATTCAAAAGCTTTTGGTAGAAAAAGTAATTGATGATCCCTCCTTGAACACCAAAGAAAATTTAGATACACTCATCAAAGAAAATTTTCCCAAGGACAAAGTATGA
- the coaE gene encoding dephospho-CoA kinase (Dephospho-CoA kinase (CoaE) performs the final step in coenzyme A biosynthesis.): MKVYGLTGSIASGKTTVSRLLKKKGLPVLCADEVAHRAIRPQGKAYQKIVKTFGKEILKKDKTINRAILGKIVFENIKKRKKLNAIVHPQVRNDMALWLKKQHTLKKKAVVLDIPLLFESGLDKLCHHVIVVYTPEKHMLKRLIKRNKFKTAEAKSRISSQMSIELKKKRADFVIDNSGTLAKTKKQVDTLIKTML; this comes from the coding sequence ATGAAAGTATACGGCCTCACAGGTTCTATTGCCTCGGGTAAAACAACAGTGTCGCGCCTTCTAAAAAAAAAGGGCCTGCCGGTGTTATGCGCCGATGAAGTAGCTCACCGCGCCATTCGTCCGCAAGGAAAAGCCTATCAAAAAATTGTTAAAACTTTTGGGAAAGAAATTTTAAAAAAAGACAAAACCATCAACCGTGCCATTTTAGGAAAAATTGTTTTTGAAAACATAAAAAAAAGAAAAAAACTCAATGCCATTGTACATCCGCAGGTGCGCAACGACATGGCCCTTTGGCTGAAAAAGCAACACACCTTAAAAAAGAAAGCCGTTGTTTTAGACATCCCTCTTTTATTTGAAAGCGGATTAGATAAATTATGCCATCATGTGATTGTAGTTTATACCCCCGAAAAACACATGTTAAAGCGCCTTATAAAACGCAATAAATTTAAAACAGCCGAAGCTAAAAGCCGCATTAGCTCTCAAATGTCTATTGAACTAAAAAAGAAAAGAGCCGATTTTGTGATTGATAATTCGGGAACTTTGGCTAAAACAAAAAAACAAGTGGATACACTCATTAAAACAATGCTATAG
- a CDS encoding 3-keto-5-aminohexanoate cleavage protein, with product MSDKIIITCALTGVLTDPKRHPVPVTPAEMAKEARRAHDAGASIVHVHLRQQQEGLGHLPSWDPDVCEQVINAIKKEVPDIIINLSTGVIGKDVSGPLSCIERVKPEYAACNAGTLNYLKIKADGTWAWPPMIFDNNVDKIQKFLDVMNKVGTKPEFECFDTGIVRSVGMYEQAGMCKDPSVNFVMGVDSGMPCDPEWLPLLLKLVKPGTHWQVTAIGREEIWPLHQRTAELGGHLRSGVEDTFYLADGKKVDSNGPLIEALAKIAIQTGRGVATTTEARKALGFS from the coding sequence ATGTCCGATAAAATTATTATCACCTGTGCCCTAACCGGCGTGTTAACCGATCCTAAACGCCATCCTGTTCCTGTTACTCCAGCGGAAATGGCTAAAGAAGCAAGACGCGCCCATGATGCCGGCGCTTCTATTGTGCATGTTCATTTAAGACAACAACAAGAAGGCTTGGGTCATCTACCCTCGTGGGATCCAGATGTTTGCGAACAAGTGATCAATGCCATTAAAAAAGAAGTACCCGATATCATCATCAACTTAAGCACGGGTGTAATTGGTAAAGATGTGAGCGGCCCTCTCTCATGCATCGAACGCGTAAAACCCGAATATGCCGCCTGCAATGCCGGCACGCTCAACTACTTAAAAATTAAAGCCGACGGCACCTGGGCCTGGCCTCCGATGATTTTTGACAATAACGTGGATAAAATTCAAAAATTTTTAGACGTGATGAACAAAGTAGGTACAAAGCCTGAGTTTGAATGTTTCGATACAGGCATTGTGCGCTCGGTAGGAATGTACGAACAGGCCGGCATGTGCAAAGATCCCTCGGTAAACTTTGTGATGGGAGTTGATAGCGGTATGCCGTGCGATCCCGAATGGCTCCCTCTTCTTCTTAAACTCGTAAAGCCCGGCACACACTGGCAAGTAACAGCCATTGGACGCGAAGAAATCTGGCCTCTTCATCAGCGCACTGCGGAGTTAGGCGGACATTTGCGTTCTGGCGTGGAAGACACTTTTTATTTGGCAGATGGGAAAAAAGTAGATTCAAACGGACCGCTCATTGAAGCACTGGCTAAAATTGCAATACAAACCGGCCGTGGTGTGGCGACTACTACTGAAGCCAGAAAAGCGTTGGGGTTTTCTTAA
- a CDS encoding glutathione S-transferase N-terminal domain-containing protein has product MKSIWNSALVSTINLWRGTQVYGMPVQPKKTLELYDMEGGPYCRLVREVLTELDLEVIIYPCPKGGTRFRPIVEKLGGKMQLPFLVDPNTNTTLYESGDIIDYLFKTYGKRPTPLKWKLGLLNKKTSKISSQLRAGAGLFAKKSKKPAKLLELYSFESSPYSRPVRELLCELEIPYLLHNVGKHELTDYILPKIRKVILPNYHFKGAPRQELVKRGGMMMVPYLIDPNTQTALYESQEILKYLKATYAVKE; this is encoded by the coding sequence ATGAAATCAATTTGGAATTCAGCGCTAGTATCAACCATCAATCTGTGGCGGGGCACCCAAGTTTATGGAATGCCCGTTCAACCTAAGAAGACTCTCGAGCTGTACGATATGGAAGGGGGCCCTTATTGCCGTTTGGTGCGTGAGGTGTTAACCGAGCTTGATTTGGAGGTTATAATTTATCCGTGCCCCAAAGGCGGAACACGTTTTAGGCCCATAGTAGAAAAGTTGGGTGGCAAAATGCAGCTGCCCTTTTTGGTAGATCCCAACACAAACACTACCCTTTATGAATCGGGCGACATTATTGATTATTTGTTTAAAACTTATGGCAAGCGTCCAACACCGCTTAAATGGAAACTGGGTTTATTAAATAAAAAGACATCTAAAATATCCAGCCAATTGCGTGCTGGTGCTGGCTTGTTTGCTAAAAAATCTAAAAAGCCAGCCAAGCTTTTAGAGTTGTATAGTTTTGAATCGAGCCCATACTCTCGTCCGGTGCGCGAGCTTTTATGCGAGCTGGAAATTCCTTATTTGCTGCATAATGTGGGTAAACACGAGTTGACCGATTATATTTTGCCCAAAATTCGTAAAGTTATTTTGCCCAATTATCATTTTAAGGGAGCTCCGCGACAGGAACTTGTAAAACGAGGCGGGATGATGATGGTGCCTTATTTGATTGACCCCAATACTCAAACGGCCCTGTATGAATCGCAGGAGATTCTTAAATATTTAAAGGCAACTTATGCGGTTAAAGAATAA
- a CDS encoding NADPH-dependent 2,4-dienoyl-CoA reductase translates to MYKNLLQPLDLGFTTLKNRVLMGSMHTGLEEEKNGYERMAAYFARRAEGGVGLIVTGGVGPDFFGRVHPFAGDLTNKKTAYKHREVTEAVHKAGGKICLQILHAGRYAYHPLAVAPSRIKSPISKFTPWALPGWGVNKTISNFARCAKLAQLAGYDGVEVMGSEGYLINEFISANTNKRTDEWGGSYENRIRFPIAIVKAVREAVGKNFIIIYRLSMIDLVNNGSTWDEVVTLAKEIEKAGATIINTGVGWHEARIPTIGTMVPRAAFSWVTQKLKGEVKIPLVTSNRINTPEVAEKVIADGHADMVSMARPFLADPDFVKKAAENRSDEINVCIACNQACLDHTFKMQTASCLVNPEACHETVLTINPTSFPKNIAVVGAGPAGLACSITLAKRGHKVTLFEADKEIGGQFNIAKEIPGKEEFKESIRYYLKQIEVTGVTLKLNTRATIETLKGFDHVVLSTGVVPRTPEFEGVTHPKVLSYVDVLKDKKPVGKSVAIIGAGGIGFDTAEFLSTDHSPSLDNNLYLKEWGIDKTMQARGGITGVKQEIAPSPREIYLLQRKDSKHGNSLGKTTGWIHRTTLKNKKVKMLGGVTYNKVDDEGLHILVGDQPQVLKVDHVVLCAGQLSDKSLETPLKEAGLKYDIIGGADVATEVDAKRAIKQGTELGASL, encoded by the coding sequence ATGTATAAAAACTTATTACAACCCCTTGATCTTGGTTTCACCACCCTTAAAAACCGCGTACTCATGGGCTCCATGCATACGGGCCTTGAAGAAGAAAAAAACGGTTACGAACGTATGGCCGCTTATTTTGCGAGGCGGGCCGAAGGCGGGGTGGGGCTTATTGTTACCGGAGGTGTGGGCCCCGATTTTTTTGGCCGTGTTCATCCTTTTGCTGGTGATTTAACCAATAAAAAAACAGCGTACAAACATCGCGAAGTGACGGAGGCAGTGCACAAGGCCGGTGGAAAAATTTGTTTACAAATATTGCATGCCGGCCGTTATGCGTATCATCCCTTAGCCGTTGCTCCTTCACGTATTAAATCACCCATTAGTAAGTTTACTCCCTGGGCGCTTCCAGGTTGGGGTGTTAACAAAACAATCAGCAATTTTGCCCGTTGTGCCAAGCTCGCTCAGTTAGCCGGCTACGACGGCGTGGAAGTGATGGGCTCCGAAGGTTATCTCATTAACGAATTTATCAGTGCCAACACCAACAAACGCACCGATGAATGGGGAGGCTCTTACGAAAATCGTATTCGCTTTCCTATAGCTATCGTAAAAGCCGTGCGTGAAGCGGTTGGGAAAAATTTTATTATTATTTATCGTTTGTCGATGATTGATCTCGTCAACAACGGATCGACCTGGGATGAAGTTGTTACGTTAGCCAAAGAAATAGAAAAAGCCGGCGCCACGATTATCAATACCGGCGTTGGTTGGCACGAAGCGCGTATCCCTACCATTGGCACCATGGTACCGCGTGCGGCTTTTAGCTGGGTAACACAAAAATTAAAAGGCGAAGTAAAAATTCCACTCGTTACTTCCAACCGTATCAACACGCCGGAGGTGGCCGAAAAAGTGATTGCTGATGGCCATGCCGATATGGTGTCGATGGCGCGGCCTTTTTTGGCGGATCCTGATTTTGTAAAGAAGGCGGCAGAGAATCGCAGCGATGAAATTAATGTGTGCATTGCGTGTAACCAGGCTTGCTTGGATCATACGTTTAAGATGCAAACAGCCTCTTGTTTGGTTAATCCCGAAGCGTGTCACGAAACGGTTCTTACAATTAATCCAACAAGCTTTCCTAAAAACATTGCGGTAGTAGGAGCAGGGCCTGCGGGCCTTGCATGTTCTATCACACTGGCCAAGCGTGGACACAAAGTTACCTTATTTGAAGCCGATAAAGAAATTGGCGGGCAGTTTAATATTGCCAAAGAAATTCCCGGCAAAGAAGAGTTTAAAGAATCGATTCGTTATTATTTAAAGCAAATTGAAGTCACGGGCGTGACTTTAAAACTTAATACACGGGCTACTATCGAAACACTGAAGGGTTTTGATCATGTGGTGCTGTCTACCGGGGTAGTGCCGCGTACGCCCGAGTTTGAAGGGGTGACTCATCCCAAAGTTTTAAGCTACGTGGATGTGCTGAAAGATAAAAAGCCTGTCGGTAAATCTGTCGCCATTATCGGTGCCGGCGGTATTGGTTTTGATACGGCTGAGTTTCTCTCTACCGATCATAGCCCTTCGCTTGATAATAATCTTTATTTAAAAGAATGGGGTATTGATAAAACCATGCAAGCGCGTGGTGGTATTACGGGAGTAAAGCAGGAGATTGCTCCATCACCGCGGGAGATTTATTTGCTGCAACGTAAAGACAGTAAGCACGGTAATAGCTTGGGTAAAACCACCGGCTGGATTCATCGCACCACTCTAAAAAACAAAAAAGTAAAAATGCTGGGCGGTGTTACTTACAATAAAGTGGATGATGAAGGTTTGCACATTTTAGTGGGTGATCAGCCTCAGGTGTTAAAGGTTGATCATGTTGTTCTGTGTGCGGGTCAATTATCCGATAAATCGCTTGAAACACCTCTTAAAGAAGCAGGCCTCAAATATGACATTATTGGCGGGGCCGATGTGGCTACCGAAGTGGATGCCAAGAGAGCGATTAAACAGGGGACTGAATTGGGGGCAAGCTTATAG
- the tmpT gene encoding thiopurine S-methyltransferase, with product MDESFWHNRWKNNEIAFHEGKANALLVKHFSKLSLVKGSRIFVPLCGKTADIHWLLSQGYHVAGAELSSLAIDQLFTDLGVQPKIDTLGKLTHYSANNIDIFVGNIFDLTSATLGSIDAIYDRAALLALPQDLRKQYTAHLTAITNKAPQLMIVFEYDQTKQEGPPFSISTEEIKGHYEKTYHISFIEGVEVPGGLKGKCAATENIWLIDRKRTL from the coding sequence ATGGATGAAAGCTTTTGGCACAACCGGTGGAAAAATAACGAGATTGCCTTTCATGAAGGAAAAGCTAATGCTCTGCTTGTGAAACATTTTTCTAAACTCTCATTGGTAAAAGGAAGCCGTATCTTTGTCCCCCTATGCGGTAAAACGGCCGATATCCATTGGCTACTCTCCCAGGGATATCATGTAGCCGGAGCGGAATTAAGTTCTCTTGCTATCGATCAACTTTTTACCGATTTAGGTGTTCAACCAAAAATTGATACACTCGGCAAACTTACTCATTACAGCGCCAACAATATTGATATTTTTGTGGGGAATATTTTTGATTTAACTAGCGCAACACTTGGATCAATCGATGCTATTTATGACCGCGCCGCCTTACTAGCTTTACCTCAAGACTTACGCAAACAATACACAGCCCATCTGACAGCCATCACCAACAAAGCCCCGCAACTGATGATCGTTTTTGAATATGATCAAACCAAACAAGAAGGCCCTCCATTTTCAATTAGCACAGAGGAAATAAAAGGACATTATGAAAAGACCTATCATATTTCTTTTATTGAAGGCGTAGAGGTACCGGGCGGATTAAAGGGAAAATGTGCAGCAACAGAAAATATTTGGCTAATTGATAGAAAAAGAACATTATAG
- a CDS encoding DUF4010 domain-containing protein — MIKAWLKPVFILLVLFLLTFILPNTPVDPWALLKPKKIVSIIFVLAFIQVMASVAVKFLGAKKGALFSGFFGGFISSTATTANLARQSKLFPYQNVFSDTLVFLAATLAMLFEGVCILYFAADNFHFSLLVIFIGPIILTISLMMAISKKITDAPMAITDHQLDILSILKLSAFIVLILALSKILQNIFGEVGLALLTFLVSLFEVHGSFVANIQMHDDGSLGVIQLGGLLAVSIAASYVSKLFLIYSLGSDALKKYILKYTILLFLSLLASWLFFFFVN; from the coding sequence ATGATTAAGGCGTGGCTAAAACCTGTTTTTATCTTGTTGGTTCTTTTTCTGCTAACTTTCATTTTACCCAATACTCCCGTCGATCCGTGGGCCTTATTAAAGCCTAAAAAAATAGTATCCATTATTTTTGTATTAGCCTTCATACAAGTGATGGCGTCAGTTGCTGTTAAATTTTTAGGGGCTAAAAAGGGGGCACTGTTTAGCGGTTTTTTTGGAGGCTTTATTTCGAGTACCGCCACAACAGCTAATCTTGCTCGTCAGAGCAAACTATTTCCTTATCAAAATGTTTTTTCGGACACCCTTGTTTTTTTAGCGGCTACTCTCGCTATGTTGTTTGAAGGTGTTTGTATCCTTTATTTTGCTGCCGATAATTTTCATTTTTCATTACTAGTTATCTTCATTGGCCCTATAATTTTAACGATAAGTTTGATGATGGCTATATCTAAAAAGATTACAGATGCGCCTATGGCCATAACGGATCATCAGCTGGATATTTTATCTATCCTTAAGCTTTCAGCTTTTATTGTGCTTATTCTGGCGTTGTCAAAAATTTTACAAAATATTTTTGGTGAAGTAGGGCTTGCTCTTCTCACTTTTCTGGTTTCTCTATTTGAAGTGCATGGATCGTTTGTAGCTAATATTCAAATGCACGATGACGGGAGTTTGGGAGTGATTCAATTAGGTGGTTTGCTTGCTGTTTCCATTGCCGCTTCTTACGTATCCAAATTATTCCTTATTTACTCACTGGGAAGCGATGCTCTTAAAAAATATATTTTGAAGTATACTATTTTGTTATTTCTATCCCTGCTGGCAAGTTGGCTGTTTTTCTTTTTTGTGAATTAG